The Exiguobacterium acetylicum genome includes a window with the following:
- a CDS encoding catalase has protein sequence MNEKRLTTNQGVPIGDNQNSRTAGRRGPTLLEDYQLIEKMAHFDRERVPERVVHARGFGAHGVFTVKNSMKKYTKAAFLQEEGTEVPVFARFSTVIHGTHSPETLRDPRGFSVKFYTEEGNWDFVGNNLPVFFIRDAMKFPDMVHSLKPDPRTNIQDPDRYWDFMTLRPESTNMLMHLFTDEGIPASYRKMRGSSVHSFKWVNAHGNTVYVKLRWVPKAGVHNLSAEEATEIQGKDFNHASNDTFQAIEDGDYPEWDLFVQVLDPADVDQFDFDPLDATKDWFEDVIPFQHVGTMTLNKNVDNYFAETESVGFNPGVLIPGMLPSEDKLLQGRLFSYSDTQRYRIGTNYQQLPINCPFAQVNNYQRDGAMPVGQQTSPVNYEPNRYQEEPKETPEYTEENQPLLDDKHGRLEIEKTNNFGQAGEVYRRMTEEEQAALLKNLVNDLEQVRHENTVLLAICNFYRADASLGQKLSDALKVDIEPFLQQMRS, from the coding sequence ATGAATGAAAAACGATTAACGACCAATCAAGGTGTACCAATCGGTGACAATCAGAATTCACGTACAGCTGGACGACGTGGACCGACATTGTTAGAAGACTATCAACTAATTGAAAAAATGGCCCATTTCGACCGAGAACGTGTACCTGAGCGTGTCGTACATGCTCGTGGGTTTGGTGCTCACGGTGTCTTCACTGTCAAAAACTCAATGAAAAAGTACACGAAAGCAGCGTTTTTACAAGAAGAAGGTACGGAAGTTCCTGTCTTCGCCCGTTTCTCGACTGTTATTCACGGCACGCACTCTCCAGAGACGCTACGTGATCCACGCGGTTTCTCTGTTAAGTTCTATACAGAAGAAGGAAACTGGGATTTCGTCGGGAACAACCTTCCTGTCTTCTTCATTCGTGACGCAATGAAGTTCCCGGATATGGTCCATTCACTCAAACCAGATCCACGCACGAACATTCAAGATCCTGACCGTTACTGGGATTTCATGACGCTTCGTCCAGAATCGACGAATATGCTCATGCATCTCTTTACGGATGAAGGGATTCCTGCAAGCTACCGTAAAATGCGTGGTTCTTCCGTCCACTCATTTAAATGGGTGAATGCTCATGGTAATACGGTTTATGTGAAACTACGCTGGGTACCAAAAGCTGGTGTTCACAATCTCTCAGCAGAAGAAGCAACAGAGATTCAAGGAAAAGACTTTAACCATGCTTCAAACGATACATTCCAAGCGATTGAAGATGGAGATTATCCGGAATGGGATCTGTTCGTACAAGTACTCGATCCGGCTGACGTCGATCAGTTCGATTTCGATCCGCTTGACGCGACAAAAGATTGGTTCGAAGATGTCATCCCGTTCCAACACGTCGGTACAATGACATTAAACAAAAATGTCGACAACTACTTTGCTGAAACAGAATCGGTTGGTTTTAACCCAGGTGTCTTGATTCCAGGGATGTTGCCATCTGAAGATAAGTTGTTACAAGGTCGCTTGTTCTCTTATTCAGACACGCAACGTTACCGTATCGGCACGAACTATCAACAACTCCCGATCAACTGTCCGTTCGCACAAGTAAACAACTACCAACGTGATGGCGCAATGCCGGTTGGTCAGCAAACGAGTCCGGTCAACTATGAACCGAACCGTTATCAAGAAGAACCAAAAGAAACACCAGAGTACACGGAAGAAAATCAACCGTTGCTTGATGATAAACATGGTCGTCTCGAAATCGAGAAGACGAACAACTTCGGTCAAGCTGGTGAGGTCTACCGCCGTATGACGGAAGAAGAGCAAGCTGCTCTCTTGAAAAACCTCGTCAATGATCTTGAGCAAGTGCGCCATGAGAACACGGTTCTGCTTGCAATCTGTAACTTCTATCGCGCCGATGCTTCACTCGGTCAGAAACTATCAGATGCTCTTAAAGTCGATATCGAACCGTTCTTACAACAAATGCGTTCGTAA
- a CDS encoding right-handed parallel beta-helix repeat-containing protein: MKQTTLAVFIASSLLIGIHPGVADAATTKKTYRITPKTEAIDPTIRKYTTYNAKTRNHYTMRSYLERLEKEGGGTLVLTRGTYLSPLRVGIPSNTTVILEDGVIIKKTTETGTTKISSTTSVFDLVAPSVLRLNKKVGKYDGSQNVKIIGKGNVQIDLNRYTRGSAFAIAHNQNLYIGGITVRNQKGSHAMELDATKKAIIENMKFVDAVMIPNTGPNESINLDTPDPITKGFNWKWSKQDGTPNADITIRNNQFRNINVAIGTHQYTEKRLHTNIRIEKNTIDGTKDYAISMMNWKNPTVRYNTIRNVHRADGKAMAILGRGVIGGTIRYNRFEDADRAIQMQPFQSNGYAPIYNSFTSEQKRYMQQNTVKQVGLDQIVLFKKLNEFTYKTAERYEFVPY; the protein is encoded by the coding sequence ATGAAGCAAACCACTCTTGCTGTGTTCATCGCCTCTTCACTTTTAATCGGTATTCATCCGGGCGTAGCGGATGCAGCGACGACTAAAAAGACATACCGGATCACACCAAAGACAGAAGCGATTGACCCGACGATTCGTAAATATACGACTTATAACGCAAAGACGCGCAACCACTATACGATGCGCTCTTATTTAGAGCGCCTTGAAAAAGAGGGTGGGGGAACACTTGTTTTAACAAGAGGAACATATCTGTCCCCATTACGTGTCGGTATTCCGTCCAATACGACGGTAATCTTGGAAGATGGCGTCATCATCAAGAAGACGACGGAGACCGGTACGACAAAGATTAGTTCAACGACTAGCGTCTTTGATTTGGTTGCTCCATCCGTCTTGCGTTTGAATAAAAAGGTCGGAAAGTATGATGGCTCGCAGAACGTTAAAATCATTGGAAAAGGAAATGTGCAAATCGATTTGAATCGATATACGCGTGGCTCAGCGTTTGCCATTGCGCACAATCAAAACTTATACATCGGCGGTATCACGGTGCGGAATCAAAAGGGATCACATGCGATGGAACTTGATGCGACGAAGAAGGCAATCATCGAAAACATGAAATTCGTCGACGCCGTCATGATACCGAATACAGGTCCGAATGAATCGATTAATCTCGATACACCAGATCCGATCACAAAGGGATTCAATTGGAAGTGGTCGAAACAAGACGGAACGCCGAACGCAGATATCACGATTCGTAATAATCAATTCCGTAATATCAACGTAGCAATCGGTACACATCAATATACAGAAAAGAGATTACACACGAATATCCGGATTGAAAAAAACACGATTGACGGAACGAAGGATTATGCGATTTCGATGATGAATTGGAAGAATCCAACGGTTCGATACAATACGATTCGAAACGTTCATCGCGCGGATGGGAAGGCGATGGCGATTCTCGGTAGAGGAGTTATCGGAGGTACGATTCGGTATAACCGATTTGAAGACGCGGATCGGGCGATTCAAATGCAACCGTTCCAAAGTAATGGTTATGCCCCGATTTATAATTCTTTTACGTCGGAACAAAAACGTTATATGCAACAAAACACTGTTAAACAAGTCGGTCTCGATCAAATCGTCTTATTTAAAAAACTGAATGAGTTCACGTATAAGACGGCCGAACGATACGAGTTTGTTCCATACTAA
- the thrS gene encoding threonine--tRNA ligase, which produces MSNIALTFPDGAVKEFAAGTTAEEVAASISPGLRKKAFAAKLNGQAIDYRRPIEEDGTIELIMPDSEEGLDLIRHSSAHLMAQAIKRLYPDETIHLGIGPTIENGFYYDIDMERRLTEEDLPEIEKMMNKIAGENLPIEREVVSRDEALAIYKELNDPLKVELIESIPADQDLTFYRQGEFFDLCRGPHVPATAKLQVFKLMSIAGAYWRGDSKNKMLQRIYGTAWATKDQLKQHLHFLAEAKERDHRKLGKELGLFFTSQEVGQGLPMWLPKGAAIRRTVERYIVDKELELGYEHVYTPVLGSVDLYKTSGHWDHYQDDMFPKMEMDNEELVLRPMNCPHHMMVYKNEPRSYRDLPLRVAELGGMHRYEMSGALTGLQRVRYMVLNDGHTFVRPDQMKDEFKAIVHLIQEVYADFGITDYKFRLSYRDPADKEKYFDNDAIWEMAQRELKETMDELELEYFEAEGEAAFYGPKLDVQVRTALGKDETLSTVQLDFLLPERFELTYKGNDGQDHRPVVLHRGVVSTMERFVAYLIEEYKGAFPTWLAPVQVKLIPVSGVHEDYAREIKAILLKKGIRVETDFRDEKLGYRIREAQVNKVPVMLVLGDKEVEAREVNIRRYGSKDSSNASLEQFVSDLEQEIANRSK; this is translated from the coding sequence ATGTCAAACATCGCACTTACATTTCCAGATGGCGCTGTAAAGGAATTCGCAGCCGGCACGACAGCTGAAGAGGTTGCGGCTTCCATCAGCCCAGGACTTCGTAAAAAAGCATTTGCTGCAAAATTAAATGGACAAGCAATCGATTATCGTCGTCCAATCGAAGAGGATGGCACAATCGAATTGATCATGCCGGATTCAGAAGAAGGTCTCGACTTGATTCGTCACTCATCGGCTCACTTGATGGCACAAGCAATCAAACGCCTGTACCCAGATGAAACGATTCATCTCGGTATTGGACCGACAATCGAGAATGGTTTCTACTATGATATCGATATGGAACGTCGCCTGACGGAAGAAGATCTTCCGGAAATCGAGAAGATGATGAACAAAATCGCGGGTGAGAACTTGCCGATCGAACGCGAAGTCGTCTCACGTGACGAAGCACTCGCGATTTATAAAGAACTCAATGATCCGTTGAAAGTTGAATTGATCGAGTCGATTCCTGCTGATCAGGATTTGACGTTCTACCGTCAAGGCGAATTCTTCGATCTCTGTCGTGGACCACACGTGCCAGCGACAGCGAAGCTACAAGTCTTCAAATTGATGAGCATTGCTGGTGCTTACTGGCGTGGTGATTCAAAAAATAAGATGCTTCAACGGATTTACGGTACAGCATGGGCGACAAAAGATCAGTTGAAACAACATCTCCACTTCCTCGCTGAAGCAAAAGAGCGTGATCACCGTAAGCTCGGGAAAGAACTTGGTTTGTTCTTCACTTCTCAAGAAGTCGGTCAAGGACTCCCGATGTGGTTACCAAAAGGGGCAGCGATCCGTCGTACAGTCGAGCGTTATATCGTTGATAAGGAACTCGAACTTGGCTATGAGCATGTCTACACACCAGTTCTTGGTTCAGTTGATTTGTACAAAACATCTGGTCACTGGGATCACTATCAAGATGACATGTTCCCGAAAATGGAGATGGACAATGAAGAACTCGTTCTTCGTCCGATGAACTGTCCGCACCATATGATGGTCTACAAGAACGAACCACGTTCATACCGTGATTTGCCGCTTCGTGTCGCTGAGCTTGGTGGCATGCACCGTTATGAAATGTCTGGTGCCTTAACTGGACTCCAACGTGTTCGTTACATGGTCCTCAACGATGGGCATACGTTCGTCCGTCCTGACCAAATGAAAGATGAGTTCAAAGCAATCGTTCATCTTATTCAAGAAGTCTATGCTGACTTCGGAATTACAGATTACAAGTTCCGTCTTTCGTATCGTGACCCAGCGGATAAAGAGAAGTACTTCGATAACGATGCAATCTGGGAAATGGCACAGCGTGAGCTGAAAGAAACGATGGATGAGCTCGAACTTGAATATTTCGAAGCAGAAGGCGAAGCTGCATTCTACGGACCGAAGCTTGACGTACAAGTTCGGACAGCACTTGGTAAAGATGAAACACTCTCAACAGTTCAACTTGACTTCCTCTTACCAGAGCGATTCGAATTGACATACAAAGGCAATGATGGTCAAGATCACCGTCCAGTCGTCTTACACCGAGGTGTTGTTTCGACGATGGAACGATTCGTTGCTTACTTGATTGAAGAATACAAAGGCGCGTTCCCGACATGGCTCGCACCGGTTCAGGTGAAATTGATTCCGGTTTCCGGTGTTCATGAGGACTATGCCCGTGAAATCAAAGCGATTCTGTTGAAAAAGGGAATCCGCGTCGAAACAGATTTCCGTGACGAGAAACTCGGTTACCGTATTCGTGAAGCACAAGTCAACAAAGTACCAGTCATGCTCGTTTTAGGTGACAAAGAAGTGGAAGCGCGCGAAGTTAACATTCGCCGCTACGGTTCAAAAGACTCGAGCAATGCATCACTCGAACAATTTGTTTCAGATTTAGAGCAAGAAATCGCAAACCGTTCAAAATAA